One region of Phragmites australis chromosome 18, lpPhrAust1.1, whole genome shotgun sequence genomic DNA includes:
- the LOC133898818 gene encoding respiratory burst oxidase homolog protein E-like yields MWTPSRGSSSGSGRRTLHQRIADYLADDQTDASDNESFITAYSDEFFASTSAAGGGDGGSGRGAGGMLPAFLADQSDLVEVMLELDEDSMVVRSVTPTATTLYAPTSLAAGGTHTPDGGRSLSRCSSTSSRIRRKFAWLRSPLLSARHPPAAAPEQQQQPLREAALAARERRRVQARLNRSRSGARHALNGLRFISRTTGSAELWRRVEERFNALARDGLLARDDFGDCIGMVDSKEFAVCIFDALARQRRQNLGRISKEELYDFWLQISDQSFDARLQIFFNMVDTNVDGRITREEVQELIVLSASANKLSKLKEQAEEYASLIMEELDPENLGYIELWQLEALLLQRDAYMTYSRPLSSGSAAQWSQSLGAGATQQQQGGGRGCASRLRQWRWSPRRAASRACVAAAESWRRAWVLALWAAAMAALFAWKFVQYRRSAAFRVMGYCLPTAKGAAETLKLNMALVLLPVCRNTLTWLRSSWVRFFVPFDDSIAFHKIIAMAIALGICLHVGNHLACDFPRLIASSPDEYRLVSSFFGQDKPTYRSLLCGAEGVTGIVMVTIMAVSFTLAARPFREREKNARLPFPLGHLTGFNAFWYSHHLLIVVYLLLLVHGWFIFLVDRWYQKTTWMYIAVPLVLYVGERTLRAFRSKAYAVKILKVCLLPGNVLAITMSKPYGFRYRSGQYIFLQCPTISPFEWHPFSITSAPGDDYISVHIQTRGDWTQELKHIFIENYFTPRVPRRAAFGELGMEERKSPPRLLVDGPYGAPAQDFRNYDVLLLVGLGIGATPFISILRDLLNNIKLADELMDLAMETSRSEDSANNFSVSMASSSNKKRAYRTSCAHFYWVTRGPESFEWFKGVMNEVAEMDKKGVIELHNYLTSVYEERDARTTLLSMVQALNHAKHGVDIVSGTRVRTHFARPNWKEVFTRIASKHPNSTVGVFYCGRPTLAKELKKLSLDMSHKTGTRFHFHKEYF; encoded by the exons ATGTGGACGCCGTCGCGGGGGTCATCATCAGGGAGCGGGCGGCGGACCTTGCACCAGCGCATCGCGGACTACCTCGCCGACGACCAGACCGACGCGTCCGACAATGAGTCGTTCATCACGGCGTACAGCGATGAGTTCTTTGCCTCGACGTCCGCAGCCGGAGGGGGAGATGGAGGGAGCGGGAGAGGCGCCGGGGGAATGCTGCCGGCGTTTCTTGCGGATCAGAGCGACCTCGTGGAGGTTATGCTGGAGCTTGATGAGGATTCCATGGTGGTGCGCAGCGTCACGCCCACCGCCACGACGCTGTACGCGCCCACATCGTTGGCCGCTGGAGGGACGCACACGCCGGACGGCGGGCGGAGCCTGAGCCGGTGCTCGTCGACGTCGTCGAGGATACGCAGGAAGTTTGCGTGGCTGCGGTCGCCGTTGCTGTCGGCGCGGCACCCGCCCGCCGCGGCGCCcgagcaacagcagcagccactgcgggaggcggcgctggcggcccGCGAGCGGCGCCGCGTCCAGGCGCGGCTGAACCGGTCGCGGTCCGGCGCGAGGCACGCGCTCAATGGCCTCCGGTTCATCAGCCGCACCACCGGCTCCGCCGAGCTCTGGCGCCGCGTGGAGGAGCGCTTCAACGCGCTCGCACGCGACGGGCTCCTCGCCCGCGACGACTTCGGCGACTGCATCG GGATGGTGGACTCGAAGGAGTTCGCGGTGTGCATCTTCGACGCGCTggcgcggcagcggcggcaaaACCTGGGGCGGATCAGCAAGGAGGAGCTCTACGACTTCTGGCTCCAAATCTCCGACCAGAGCTTCGACGCGCGCCTCCAAATCTTCTTCAACAT GGTGGACACCAACGTGGACGGCAGGATCACGAGGGAGGAAGTGCAGGAG ctgATCGTTTTGAGCGCGTCGGCGAACAAGCTGTCGAAGCTCAAGGAGCAGGCCGAGGAGTATGCGTCCCTCATCATGGAGGAGCTCGACCCGGAGAACCTCGGCtacatcgag CTGTGGCAGCTGGAGGCGCTGCTCCTGCAGCGCGACGCGTACATGACCTACAGCCGGCCGCTGAGCAGCGGCAGCGCGGCGCAGTGGAGCCAGAGCCTCGGCGCCGGCGCgacacagcagcagcagggcgGTGGCCGGGGCTGCGCCTCGCGGTTGCGGCAGTGGCGGTGGAGCCCGCGTCGCGCGGCGTCGAGGGCgtgcgtggcggcggcggagagctgGCGGCGCGCGTGGGTGCTGGCGCTGTGGGCGGCCGCGATGGCGGCGCTGTTCGCGTGGAAGTTCGTGCAGTACCGGCGTTCCGCGGCGTTCCGGGTGATGGGATATTGCCTCCCTACAGCGAAGGGCGCTGCCGAGACGCTCAAGCTCAACATGGCGCTCGTGCTGCTCCCCGTGTGCCGCAACACGCTGACGTGGCTCCGGTCATCGTGGGTGCggttcttcgtccccttcgacGACAGCATCGCCTTCCACAAG ATCATAGCAATGGCGATCGCACTGGGCATCTGCCTGCACGTCGGGAACCATCTTGCGTGCGACTTCCCCCGGCTGATCGCGTCGAGCCCAGACGAGTACCGTCTCGTCTCCAGTTTCTTCGGGCAGGACAAGCCGACGTACCGAAGCCTCCTCTGCGGCGCGGAGGGGGTGACCGGGATCGTGATGGTGACCATCATGGCCGTCTCCTTCACCCTGGCGGCGCGCCCGTTCCGGGAACGAGAGAAGAACGCCCGGCTCCCGTTCCCGCTGGGCCACCTCACCGGGTTTAACGCCTTCTGGTACTCGCACCACCTGCTCATCGTCGTCTACCTCCTGCTGCTCGTGCACGGGTGGTTCATATTCCTCGTCGACAGGTGGTACCAGAAGACG ACATGGATGTACATTGCTGTACCGTTGGTGCTTTATGTCGGCGAAAGGACGCTTCGGGCCTTCCGGTCGAAGGCTTACGCGGTTAAAATCCTCAAG GTGTGCCTTCTACCGGGGAACGTCTTGGCCATAACAATGTCAAAACCCTACGGGTTTCGTTACAGAAGTGGGCAGTACATATTCCTCCAGTGTCCAACAATCTCTCCATTTGAATG GCATCCTTTCTCCATCACTTCAGCTCCTGGAGATGACTACATCAGTGTTCATATCCAGACCAGAGGGGACTGGACGCAGGAGCTCAAGCACATTTTCATCGAGAACTACTTTACGCCACGCGTGCCCAGAAGAGCCGCATTTGGAGAGCTAGGCATGGAAGAACGGAAGAG TCCGCCAAGGTTGCTCGTCGATGGCCCCTACGGCGCCCCTGCGCAGGATTTCAGGAACTATGATGTTCTGCTCCTCGTCGGCCTTGGGATTGGTGCGACGCCTTTCATTAGCATCCTGAGAGATCTACTGAACAACATTAAGCTGGCTGATGAGCTGATG GATCTGGCAATGGAGACCAGCAGGTCTGAGGACAGCGCCAATAACTTCAGCGTGTCAATGGCGAGCAGCAGCAACAAGAAGAGGGCGTATCGAACGAGCTGCGCACACTTCTACTGGGTCACAAGGGGGCCAGAATCATTCGAGTGGTTCAAGGGGGTGATGAATGAGGTCGCTGAAATGGACAAGAAG GGTGTCATTGAGCTGCACAACTATCTGACAAGTGTGTACGAGGAGCGTGATGCAAGGACAACCCTGCTCTCAATGGTGCAGGCCCTGAACCACGCCAAGCATGGTGTAGACATAGTGTCGGGCACCAGG GTCAGGACACATTTTGCAAGGCCTAACTGGAAAGAAGTCTTCACTAGAATCGCTTCCAAGCACCCCAATTCTACAGTTG GCGTATTTTACTGTGGGAGACCAACACTTGCCAAAGAATTGAAGAAACTGTCACTTGACATGAGCCACAAAACGGGAACCCGCTTCCATTTCCACAAGGAGTATTTCTGA
- the LOC133898819 gene encoding cyclin-dependent kinase C-3-like: protein MAGEEAPLGALNLTEYAPAGARTVDCYRRIRKIGEGTYGEVFEAVDIVTGERAALKKIKLDDGKEGFPRQILREIKLLKKLDHENIIRLKEIVVSPGSAHGTGGLDDHMYRGDIYMVFEYMDHDLKKVLHHSTTSQVKVYMGQLLKGLHYCHVNNVLHRDIKGANLLVSGGKLLKLADFGLARPFTRDGSFTNHVITLWYRPPELLLGATNYAEAVDIWSVGCIFAEFLLKKPLFPGKTEQDQLSKIFELCGSPNEENWPGVCKLPLYKTMTIHPVTPTKRRLRDMLQNFDCHAIELIERMLILNPTQRISTQDALVAAYFN, encoded by the exons AtggccggcgaggaggcgccgcttggcgcgctcaacctgaCCGAATACGCCCCTGCCGGCGCGCGCACCGTCGACTGCTACAGGCGTATCCGCAAGATCGGCGAGGGCACCTACGG TGAGGTATTTGAGGCTGTGGATATTGTGACTGGGGAAAGAGCAGCACTCAAGAAAATCAAACTGGATGATGGCAAAGAAGGG TTTCCACGCCAAATCTTGCGTGAGATTAAACTATTAAAAAAGCTGGATCATGAGAACATCATCAGATTGAAAGAGATTGTAGTATCTCCTG GTTCTGCGCATGGAACAGGAGGATTGG ATGATCACATGTATAGGGGAGATATCTACATGGTTTTCGAATACATGGACCATGATTTGAAGAAAGTATTGCACCATAGTACCACATCCCAAGTCAAG GTTTATATGGGGCAGCTGCTAAAAGGATTGCATTACTGCCATGTCAACAATGTCCTTCATCGTGATATCAAAG GGGCTAATCTTCTAGTAAGCGGTGGTAAGCTGTTAAAGCTTGCTGATTTTGGCCTTGCAAGACCATTCACTAGAGATGGTAGTTTCACAAATCATGTTATCACTTTATGGTACCG ACCCCCAGAATTGCTTCTTGGTGCCACAAATTATGCTGAAGCTGTGGATATCTGGTCTGTTGGTTGCATATTTGCAGAGTTTTTACTTAAGAAACCATTATTTCCTGGCAAAACCGAG CAAGACCAGCTATCGAAAATATTTGAACTGTGTGGATCTCCAAATGAAGAAAACTGGCCAGGTGTATGCAAGCTACCATTGTACAAGACTATGACTATCCATCCTGTGACGCCAACCAAAAGACGCCTGAGAGATATGTTACAGAA CTTTGACTGCCATGCCATCGAATTAATTGAACGCATGTTGATCCTTAATCCTACTcag AGAATTTCCACACAGGATGCTCTTGTTGCAGCATACTTCAACTAA